One Nesterenkonia populi DNA window includes the following coding sequences:
- a CDS encoding phospho-sugar mutase, whose amino-acid sequence MSDELLTTVTRWIELDPDPRTRAELQELLDEARAEDAEARAALSSLFAGRLAFGTAGLRAELGAGPLRMNRLVVRQTAAGLLKYAEGKLAAARPAVDNPHDVDGQAAHRIVIGYDARHQSDEFAYDTAAIFRDAGWEAHLFEAPGPTPLLARQVLVRDAEVGVMVTASHNPPRDNGYKVYLGGELSRFLEPDGLGVGAQIVSPADKDIAATIAEVVSADFAADSPAPAVIPSEEVTRPSGVSVLGQEVRDSYQQEALELLDPEGFPHRDLRIVYTAMHGVGGQMVVDLLRAGGFSQTIAVEEQFAPDPDFPTAEFPNPEEAGALDLALGTAAERSADLVLANDPDADRLSAAVYDEHTDRWRQLSGDEIGALLGRHILRRGPLRPGWQTEAGNDSPAIGNSLVSSRQLGALCAQRGFAHEETLTGFKWLARVPNLVFGYEEAIGFDVDPVHVRDKDGVSAALIFAELVADLKARGITVVDALDEIAAEAGLFLTGQVTVKVDDLSRLGAVTAALRQQAPAEIAGSPVTETLDLSRQPLPGAEFTEDKASDVLIYYTEAGDRVIVRPSGTEPKVKCYLETVAEASSDAADAVSAARASAAERLEALRTAMTQLLGA is encoded by the coding sequence ATGTCTGATGAGCTGCTGACCACCGTCACCCGCTGGATCGAGCTGGATCCGGACCCGCGCACGCGCGCCGAGCTGCAGGAGCTTCTTGACGAGGCCCGCGCCGAGGACGCCGAGGCGCGCGCCGCCTTGAGCAGCCTGTTCGCCGGGCGCCTGGCCTTCGGCACCGCCGGGCTGCGCGCCGAGCTGGGGGCCGGGCCGCTGCGGATGAACCGGCTGGTGGTCCGCCAGACCGCCGCCGGGCTGCTGAAGTATGCCGAGGGCAAGCTCGCCGCCGCCCGTCCCGCAGTGGACAACCCGCATGATGTGGACGGTCAGGCCGCCCACCGGATCGTCATCGGGTACGACGCCCGGCACCAGTCGGACGAGTTCGCCTATGACACCGCGGCGATCTTCCGCGACGCAGGCTGGGAGGCTCACCTGTTCGAGGCTCCCGGGCCCACTCCCCTGCTGGCCCGGCAGGTGCTCGTCCGCGATGCGGAGGTCGGGGTCATGGTCACCGCCAGCCACAACCCGCCCCGCGACAACGGCTACAAGGTGTACCTGGGCGGCGAGCTCTCCCGGTTCCTGGAGCCGGACGGCCTGGGCGTCGGCGCGCAGATCGTCTCCCCGGCGGACAAGGACATCGCCGCGACCATCGCTGAGGTGGTCAGCGCTGACTTCGCTGCCGACTCCCCCGCCCCCGCCGTCATCCCGTCCGAGGAGGTCACCCGACCCAGCGGTGTCAGCGTCCTCGGCCAGGAGGTCCGCGACTCCTATCAGCAGGAGGCGCTCGAGCTGCTGGACCCGGAGGGCTTCCCGCACCGGGACCTGAGGATCGTCTACACCGCGATGCACGGCGTGGGGGGCCAGATGGTGGTGGACCTGCTGAGGGCCGGAGGATTCAGCCAGACCATCGCCGTCGAGGAGCAGTTCGCCCCGGACCCGGACTTCCCCACCGCCGAGTTCCCCAACCCGGAGGAGGCCGGCGCCCTGGACCTGGCACTGGGGACCGCCGCGGAGCGCAGCGCGGACCTCGTGCTCGCCAACGACCCCGACGCCGACCGTCTCTCAGCGGCTGTCTATGACGAGCACACCGACAGGTGGCGGCAGCTCTCCGGGGACGAGATCGGCGCCCTGCTGGGCCGCCACATCCTCCGCCGCGGGCCGCTGCGCCCCGGCTGGCAGACCGAGGCCGGCAACGACTCCCCGGCAATCGGCAACTCGTTGGTCTCCTCCCGCCAGCTGGGCGCTCTGTGCGCCCAGCGCGGCTTCGCCCACGAGGAGACCCTCACCGGGTTCAAGTGGCTGGCCCGGGTGCCCAACCTGGTCTTCGGCTATGAGGAGGCCATCGGCTTCGACGTGGACCCGGTCCACGTGCGCGACAAGGACGGCGTCTCCGCCGCACTGATCTTCGCCGAGCTGGTCGCTGACCTGAAGGCGCGGGGCATCACCGTGGTGGACGCCCTGGATGAGATCGCCGCCGAGGCGGGGCTTTTCCTCACCGGGCAGGTCACGGTGAAGGTGGACGACCTCAGCCGGCTGGGCGCCGTCACTGCGGCGCTGCGCCAGCAGGCCCCGGCAGAGATCGCCGGCTCCCCGGTGACTGAGACTCTGGACCTCTCCCGTCAGCCGCTGCCCGGTGCTGAGTTCACCGAGGACAAGGCCTCCGACGTCCTCATCTACTACACCGAGGCCGGCGACCGGGTGATCGTACGTCCCTCCGGCACCGAGCCGAAGGTCAAGTGCTACCTGGAGACCGTGGCGGAGGCATCCTCCGACGCCGCCGATGCCGTCTCCGCAGCACGCGCCTCAGCTGCTGAGCGCCTGGAGGCCCTGCGCACTGCCATGACCCAACTGCTGGGAGCCTGA
- a CDS encoding purine-nucleoside phosphorylase: MRRAEEAAEAILSAAGIERVDLACTLGSGWGEAAARLGETVVKLDAHQIPGFAKSEVPGHSGTLTVIRTPAGQHVLVIGARTHFYEGRDVDAVAHGVRTAASAGASTMVLTNGCGGLNPTWSPGTPVLIRDHINLTAASPLRGAHFVDMTDLYSPRIRELAQQVDPSLEEGVYAQLSGPHYETPAEISYLRSIGADLVGMSTALEAVAARAAGLEVFGISLVTNLAAGISDEPLSHEEVIEAGQAAGPRIAALLADIIARALETG; this comes from the coding sequence ATGCGGCGGGCGGAGGAGGCCGCTGAGGCGATCCTCTCGGCCGCGGGCATTGAGCGGGTGGACCTGGCCTGCACGCTGGGCTCGGGCTGGGGCGAGGCGGCGGCCAGGCTCGGGGAGACGGTGGTCAAGCTGGACGCCCACCAGATCCCCGGCTTCGCGAAGTCTGAGGTGCCGGGGCACAGCGGCACTCTGACCGTGATCCGCACCCCCGCAGGCCAGCATGTGCTGGTGATCGGGGCCCGCACCCACTTCTATGAGGGGCGCGACGTCGACGCCGTCGCCCACGGCGTGCGCACTGCGGCCTCCGCCGGTGCCTCCACCATGGTGCTGACCAACGGCTGCGGCGGGCTGAACCCGACGTGGAGCCCCGGCACCCCGGTGCTGATCCGGGATCACATCAACCTCACCGCAGCCTCCCCGCTGCGGGGCGCGCACTTTGTGGACATGACAGACCTCTACTCCCCGCGGATCCGGGAGCTCGCACAGCAGGTGGACCCGTCCCTGGAGGAGGGCGTGTATGCCCAGCTCTCCGGGCCCCACTATGAGACTCCGGCGGAGATCTCCTACCTGCGCAGCATCGGCGCAGACCTGGTGGGGATGTCCACCGCCCTGGAGGCTGTGGCGGCCCGGGCCGCGGGCCTGGAGGTCTTCGGGATCTCACTGGTGACCAACCTGGCCGCGGGAATCTCGGATGAGCCGCTGAGCCACGAGGAGGTCATCGAGGCGGGGCAGGCAGCCGGGCCTCGGATCGCCGCACTGCTGGCAGACATCATTGCCCGCGCCCTTGAGACCGGATGA
- a CDS encoding NAD(P)H-quinone dehydrogenase produces MTSETLGKRFAPDRVAILGGGPGGYEAAMVAADAGAQVTIIEEKGLGGSAVLTDVVPSKTLIATADAMRRVNASTAFGVRFGEGGGGGDQYETEAWADFSQVNRRLLKLAETQSKDIHASLEAFGVQILAGRGRLAGEAQNGVHTLEVTDSSGETSEVVADAVIVATGATPRELPTAVPDGERILNWTQAYNLEEPPEHMIVVGSGVTGAEFASAYRRLGADVTLVSSREQVLPGEDADAATVLENSFARVGVKVASKTRAQSVKRTDGGVEVTLSNGEVLEGSHCLMAVGGVPSTSGIGLEEAGVELTSSGHIRVDTVSRTTATNIYAAGDCTGMLPLASVAAMQGRIAVAHMQGGAVKPLKMHLVASNVFTSPEIATVGVTQEQVDSGKYQADVVKLDLSTNPRAKMMNIREGFVKIFSRKGSGTVIGAVIVAPRASELIYSLALAVTHKLHVDDIASTFTVYPSLTGSLSEAARRLHYKITDPADH; encoded by the coding sequence GTGACTTCAGAGACTCTTGGCAAGCGCTTCGCCCCTGACCGTGTTGCGATCCTGGGAGGAGGTCCCGGCGGCTATGAGGCTGCCATGGTGGCGGCCGACGCCGGCGCCCAGGTCACCATCATCGAGGAGAAGGGCCTCGGCGGCTCGGCGGTGCTGACCGACGTCGTTCCGTCCAAGACTCTGATCGCCACCGCGGATGCGATGCGTCGGGTCAATGCCTCCACCGCGTTCGGCGTCCGGTTCGGCGAGGGCGGCGGCGGAGGCGACCAGTACGAGACCGAGGCCTGGGCGGACTTCTCCCAGGTGAACCGGCGTCTGCTGAAGCTGGCTGAGACCCAGTCCAAGGACATCCATGCCTCCTTGGAGGCTTTCGGCGTGCAGATCCTGGCCGGCCGCGGCCGTCTCGCCGGCGAGGCGCAGAACGGCGTTCACACCCTGGAGGTCACCGACTCCTCCGGCGAGACCTCTGAGGTGGTGGCCGACGCTGTCATCGTCGCCACCGGCGCCACTCCCCGGGAGCTGCCCACCGCCGTGCCCGACGGCGAGCGCATCCTGAACTGGACCCAGGCCTACAACCTCGAGGAGCCGCCGGAGCACATGATCGTGGTGGGCTCGGGCGTGACCGGCGCGGAGTTCGCCTCGGCGTACCGTCGTCTGGGTGCTGACGTGACCCTGGTGTCCTCCCGGGAGCAGGTGCTGCCGGGAGAGGATGCCGACGCGGCCACGGTGCTGGAGAACTCCTTCGCCCGGGTGGGGGTTAAGGTGGCTTCGAAGACCCGCGCTCAGTCGGTGAAGCGCACCGACGGCGGTGTGGAGGTCACCCTTTCCAACGGTGAGGTGCTGGAGGGCTCCCACTGCCTGATGGCGGTCGGCGGGGTGCCCAGCACGTCCGGGATAGGTCTGGAGGAGGCCGGGGTGGAGCTGACCTCCTCCGGCCACATCCGAGTGGACACTGTCTCCCGAACCACCGCGACCAACATCTATGCCGCCGGCGACTGCACCGGGATGCTGCCGCTGGCCTCCGTGGCCGCGATGCAGGGCCGCATCGCGGTGGCGCACATGCAGGGCGGCGCGGTGAAGCCGCTGAAGATGCACCTGGTGGCCTCCAACGTGTTCACCTCCCCGGAGATCGCGACCGTGGGCGTGACCCAGGAGCAGGTCGACTCCGGGAAGTATCAGGCCGACGTGGTGAAGCTGGACCTCTCCACCAATCCGCGGGCCAAGATGATGAACATCCGGGAGGGGTTCGTGAAGATCTTCTCGCGGAAGGGGTCGGGTACTGTGATCGGCGCCGTCATCGTCGCACCGCGCGCCTCCGAGCTCATCTACTCGCTGGCGCTGGCGGTGACCCACAAGCTGCACGTGGATGACATCGCCTCCACCTTCACGGTGTACCCGTCGCTGACGGGTTCGCTGTCCGAGGCGGCCCGGCGCCTGCACTACAAGATCACCGACCCCGCGGACCACTGA
- a CDS encoding phosphotransferase, translating into MPDTVPVDGPARQGRPSTPRTESSGAERLRGRDEPAQLEYLGSSDVHPVIISALQQEGIYATSVHLESLQHRPGAGVTGIYRVVISEPPRLSGAEAGRSRSQVYPMAGDHMHELYAGVTTERTNAAADGTVTAQSPAGRLTIWQHPCDPALEGLPLATDPAAVAEHWGSGFPLTALETISYRPLRRAVIAADFAEGPRIYLKVLRAGRAEDLEHRHRMLLDAGIPAPAPVREPIDDVVALRQGEGISLAEHFLSDGAARIRPHDFVQLLDALPAEVMELPAREAWTDRLPAYASAAEAALPEAADRIAALKDLILADLAVTDRGPLVPTHGDFYEGNVLMAGGEISCLLDVDSLGPGHRVDDLACFLGHLAVLPAVDPRYIHAPAAFDRFARAFAESVDPRSLQIRSASVALSLVAGARDARRSGWEAQADHRLRCAEALVGLASPSGALPEWPKP; encoded by the coding sequence GTGCCTGACACTGTGCCCGTGGACGGGCCTGCTCGGCAGGGCCGGCCCAGCACTCCTCGCACTGAGAGCTCCGGGGCGGAACGGCTGCGGGGCCGGGATGAGCCCGCGCAGCTGGAGTACCTGGGATCCTCGGACGTGCACCCGGTGATCATCTCCGCCCTGCAGCAGGAGGGCATCTACGCCACCTCGGTCCACCTCGAAAGCCTGCAGCACCGGCCCGGCGCCGGGGTCACCGGGATCTACCGGGTCGTCATCTCTGAGCCTCCGCGCCTGTCGGGGGCTGAGGCCGGCCGCTCCCGTTCCCAGGTGTATCCCATGGCCGGGGACCACATGCACGAGCTCTATGCAGGAGTGACGACCGAGCGGACGAATGCTGCGGCAGACGGGACGGTGACCGCCCAGAGCCCCGCCGGCCGGCTGACCATCTGGCAGCATCCCTGCGACCCTGCCCTGGAGGGGCTGCCCCTGGCCACCGACCCGGCCGCCGTCGCCGAGCACTGGGGAAGCGGCTTTCCTCTCACCGCCCTGGAGACCATCAGCTACAGGCCTCTGCGCCGCGCGGTGATCGCCGCCGACTTCGCCGAGGGCCCCCGCATCTATCTCAAGGTGCTCAGGGCAGGCCGGGCCGAGGACCTTGAGCACCGGCACCGCATGCTTCTCGACGCGGGCATCCCTGCCCCCGCACCGGTTCGCGAGCCCATCGACGACGTCGTCGCTCTCCGCCAGGGGGAGGGGATCTCCCTGGCGGAGCACTTCCTCTCCGACGGTGCCGCGCGCATACGCCCCCACGACTTCGTGCAGCTCCTCGACGCCCTGCCCGCCGAGGTGATGGAGCTGCCCGCCCGGGAGGCCTGGACCGACAGGCTGCCGGCATACGCCTCTGCCGCGGAGGCGGCCCTCCCCGAGGCCGCAGATCGGATCGCCGCGCTGAAGGACCTGATCCTCGCCGACCTTGCCGTCACTGACCGGGGTCCGCTCGTCCCCACGCACGGCGACTTCTATGAGGGCAATGTGCTGATGGCCGGCGGCGAGATCTCCTGCCTCCTCGACGTCGACTCCCTCGGTCCCGGCCACCGGGTGGACGACCTCGCCTGCTTCCTCGGCCACCTCGCCGTGCTGCCCGCCGTCGATCCCCGGTATATCCACGCGCCGGCCGCCTTCGACCGGTTCGCCCGGGCCTTCGCAGAGAGCGTCGACCCTCGCAGCCTGCAGATCCGCTCCGCCTCCGTGGCGCTCTCCCTGGTGGCGGGAGCCCGGGACGCCCGCCGCAGCGGCTGGGAGGCCCAGGCCGACCATCGGCTGCGC